From Deltaproteobacteria bacterium, the proteins below share one genomic window:
- a CDS encoding DUF47 family protein, producing MRFFPKEEKFFDLFEELINKIEEGGKMFLEMVETYEYPPQKIAKLKELEHEADVITHRTYEKMHKTFLTPLDREDIYALVNKMDSIMDMTEAAAARMHLYKVKKPTKVIIDQSKILILAIEKVKLIVHAMRDMKNSKMIMEACVEINTLENEGDIVLRSAMVDLFEHEKDAVELIKWKEIFERIEEAIDVCEDVSNIVEGIVLKHA from the coding sequence ATGCGATTCTTTCCCAAAGAAGAAAAATTTTTCGATCTTTTTGAAGAACTCATCAATAAAATCGAAGAGGGGGGCAAGATGTTTCTGGAAATGGTTGAAACGTATGAATATCCCCCTCAGAAGATAGCCAAACTTAAAGAACTGGAACATGAGGCGGATGTCATCACGCACAGAACCTATGAAAAGATGCACAAGACATTCCTCACCCCCTTGGATCGTGAGGACATTTATGCCCTGGTCAATAAGATGGACAGCATCATGGACATGACTGAAGCTGCAGCGGCCAGGATGCATCTCTATAAGGTAAAAAAGCCCACCAAGGTAATCATCGATCAGTCGAAGATTTTAATTTTGGCTATCGAGAAGGTGAAACTCATAGTCCATGCCATGAGAGACATGAAAAATTCCAAGATGATCATGGAGGCATGCGTGGAAATCAACACGCTCGAAAACGAAGGCGACATTGTCCTGAGATCGGCGATGGTCGATCTCTTCGAACATGAAAAAGATGCCGTCGAATTGATAAAATGGAAGGAAATATTTGAACGCATTGAAGAAGCCATCGATGTATGCGAGGATGTTTCCAACATTGTGGAAGGCATCGTTCTGAAACATGCCTGA